A region of Streptosporangiales bacterium DNA encodes the following proteins:
- a CDS encoding EF-hand domain-containing protein — translation MTSSTAVSASIDSRLADRLRRSRLMSDAREAARAEFEKFDTDHDGVITVEEVRQVNQALGVHAVTDQEIEAFVTSADRDGDGNLTLEEFVALVGGGRHEQR, via the coding sequence ATGACGTCGTCCACTGCCGTGTCGGCTTCGATAGATTCCCGACTAGCGGATCGTCTACGGAGGAGCAGACTCATGTCGGATGCCCGTGAGGCAGCGAGGGCCGAGTTCGAGAAGTTCGACACCGATCACGATGGTGTGATCACCGTCGAAGAGGTCCGGCAGGTGAACCAGGCGCTCGGCGTCCATGCGGTCACCGATCAGGAGATCGAAGCGTTCGTCACCTCGGCAGACCGCGACGGTGACGGGAACCTCACCCTGGAGGAGTTCGTGGCGCTCGTCGGCGGCGGCCGCCACGAGCAACGGTAG
- a CDS encoding AsnC family transcriptional regulator, whose translation MLTELDRALVAALHLKPRAPWELLARWLDASESTVARRAARLFDSGQVAVVGLVDRTSNGHGLEVSVRVGCRPGTVEPVLRAVAGDSDVRFAAALTGAGGILVEAVAADHEALLRLVDGSIGSVDGVVDHTTAVITDHHTGAYAWDPQILDKETADAIRARPDPAEPAERDTGDPLTEQESRIVEALGRDGRMSVTDLASAVGTSASTVRRRMDSLSRRGILHFRTVVEPSILGFGAEYMLWLETEPTRTATVAARLAAHPAVRYLVGTSGEYTLFGACALTRGEDLADFLSEALGDGRGVRRAHPHLVLRAAKRHWRRTR comes from the coding sequence GTGCTGACGGAACTGGACCGTGCGCTGGTCGCTGCGCTCCACCTGAAGCCGCGGGCGCCGTGGGAGCTGCTCGCGCGGTGGCTCGACGCGTCGGAGTCGACCGTCGCCCGCCGCGCCGCGCGCCTCTTCGACTCGGGCCAGGTCGCCGTCGTCGGTCTCGTCGACCGGACGAGTAACGGCCACGGCCTGGAGGTCTCCGTCCGGGTCGGTTGCCGGCCGGGGACGGTGGAGCCCGTGCTGCGTGCCGTGGCCGGTGACTCGGACGTCCGTTTCGCGGCGGCGCTGACCGGTGCGGGCGGCATCCTCGTCGAGGCGGTCGCCGCGGACCACGAGGCGCTGCTGCGTCTCGTCGACGGCTCGATCGGCTCCGTCGACGGCGTGGTCGACCACACGACCGCGGTGATCACCGACCACCACACCGGGGCGTACGCCTGGGACCCCCAGATCCTCGACAAGGAGACGGCCGACGCGATCAGGGCACGTCCCGACCCCGCCGAGCCGGCGGAACGCGACACCGGCGACCCCTTGACGGAGCAGGAGTCGAGGATCGTCGAGGCGCTCGGCCGCGACGGCCGGATGTCGGTCACCGACCTCGCGTCGGCCGTCGGCACCAGCGCGTCGACCGTCCGGCGCCGCATGGACTCCCTGAGCCGCCGCGGCATCCTCCACTTCCGCACGGTCGTCGAGCCGTCGATCCTGGGCTTCGGCGCGGAGTACATGCTCTGGCTGGAGACCGAGCCCACCCGCACGGCCACCGTCGCCGCCCGGCTGGCCGCACACCCGGCCGTCCGCTACCTGGTCGGCACGTCGGGGGAGTACACGCTCTTCGGCGCCTGCGCGCTTACCCGCGGCGAGGACCTCGCCGACTTCCTGTCCGAGGCCCTGGGCGACGGCCGCGGCGTCCGCCGCGCTCACCCCCACCTGGTGCTGCGCGCCGCCAAGCGCCACTGGCGCCGAACGCGATGA
- a CDS encoding zinc-binding dehydrogenase, producing the protein MSRIVTFSAYGGPEVLETSEVEPPDAGAGRVRVHVRAAGVSPFDVTFRRGGAASWKPAVFPQTLGNEIAGMVDLVGDDVTAWTVGDEVLGWVPFTGYADHAVVRADHLVAKPAGMPWDEAGVLTASGQTAATALADLAVTEGETLLVHAAAGGVGSYAVQLGVAYGATVVGTASERNHDYLRELGVIPVTYGDGLADRVRAAAPEGVDAALDAAGTEEALRVSVELVADRDRVGTLVDPEAAKRLGVRALDTRRSTAKLAGLVELYEQGRLRVAVSRTYRLDQAAEAHRALETGHVRGKVVLLPD; encoded by the coding sequence GTGAGCCGGATCGTCACGTTCTCCGCGTACGGCGGGCCAGAGGTACTCGAGACCTCGGAGGTCGAACCGCCGGACGCCGGAGCAGGCCGGGTGCGCGTGCACGTCAGGGCGGCGGGGGTGTCGCCGTTCGACGTGACGTTCCGCCGCGGTGGCGCGGCGTCGTGGAAGCCCGCGGTGTTCCCGCAGACGCTCGGCAACGAGATCGCGGGCATGGTCGACCTGGTCGGCGATGACGTCACCGCATGGACGGTCGGCGACGAGGTCCTCGGCTGGGTGCCGTTCACGGGGTACGCCGACCACGCCGTCGTGCGCGCCGACCACCTCGTCGCGAAGCCGGCGGGCATGCCCTGGGACGAGGCCGGCGTGCTCACCGCGTCGGGCCAGACCGCTGCCACCGCGCTCGCCGACCTCGCCGTCACCGAGGGCGAGACGCTGCTGGTCCACGCCGCGGCCGGCGGCGTCGGGTCGTACGCCGTGCAGCTCGGCGTCGCGTACGGCGCCACCGTCGTCGGCACGGCGAGCGAGCGCAACCACGACTACCTACGCGAGCTCGGTGTCATCCCCGTCACGTACGGGGACGGGCTCGCCGACCGGGTGCGCGCCGCCGCGCCCGAAGGGGTCGACGCCGCGCTCGACGCCGCCGGCACCGAGGAGGCGTTGCGGGTCTCGGTCGAGCTCGTCGCCGACCGAGACCGCGTCGGCACCCTCGTCGATCCGGAGGCGGCGAAGCGCCTCGGTGTCCGCGCGCTCGACACCAGGCGGTCGACGGCGAAGCTGGCCGGTCTCGTCGAGCTCTACGAGCAGGGTCGGCTGCGCGTGGCGGTGTCGCGGACGTACCGGCTCGACCAGGCCGCCGAGGCGCACCGGGCCCTCGAGACCGGACACGTCCGCGGCAAGGTCGTGCTCCTCCCCGACTGA
- the secD gene encoding protein translocase subunit SecD, whose product MSRAPIVRAVIALAIIGGSLYFAFTSSARLGLDLRGGTQIVLEARDGPRTKADAETVDRTVEVLRGRVDAIGVSEPTLTRSGERRIIIELPGLQDPDKAVEVIGRTAQLSFHPVRGVVEQGAEPEKPEKGGRILADEDGQRLVLGASTLSGEGVSGAEAALDQEMGTQWVVNVDFEGEGQNAWQQLTGEAACAQPGDPKRRVAIVLDDKVISSPQVDPSIQCQAGMSGGSTQITGSFSQGEANDLAVLIEGGALPVPVEIIERRTVGPTLGADAIDASAKAGIIGVILTGLFIIVVYRLVGFLAAIALGCYALISYATLVALGATLTLPGLAGFVLAIGMAVDANVLVFERAREEYQLYSGKRKLQTSMATGFAKAWSAIIDSNVTTLLAAGLLFFLASGPVRGFGVTLSIGVIASMVSALLVTRAFADWAMRIRPLETHPRLTGISSTGRVRDWLVRRKPDLMSRRKLWLGISAVVVVVAIAGIGIRGLNFGVEFTGGQLTEYSATKNVSADVARDAVSDAGFPRAVVQTSGDNISVRTGTITDAESERIQVALERVAGDVSIERDELIGPSLGDELRNKALIALGVALVAQLLYLAIRFRWTFGVGAVLAMFQDVLIVVGTFAWLGKPVDGVFLAALLTVIGYSVNDSVVVFDRIREVWRDNRGKKRAPFAEVANMAVLRTVPRTVNTGMGALFILAALAVLGGDSLTDFSVALLVGIVAGTFSTVFTATPIVVGLASKAGGPPQARSGRPAKKSSGGRSRSGSERSDSGAVI is encoded by the coding sequence TTGTCCCGTGCACCCATCGTGCGCGCCGTGATCGCACTCGCGATCATCGGCGGCTCCCTGTACTTCGCGTTCACCAGCTCCGCCCGCCTCGGCCTCGATCTGCGCGGCGGCACCCAGATCGTCCTCGAGGCCAGGGACGGCCCGCGCACCAAGGCCGACGCCGAGACGGTCGACAGGACCGTCGAGGTGCTCCGCGGCCGCGTCGACGCCATCGGCGTGTCCGAGCCGACCCTCACCCGGTCGGGGGAGCGGCGCATCATCATCGAGCTGCCCGGCCTGCAGGACCCCGACAAGGCCGTCGAGGTCATCGGCAGGACGGCACAGCTCTCGTTCCATCCCGTCCGCGGCGTCGTCGAGCAGGGCGCCGAGCCGGAGAAGCCGGAGAAGGGCGGCCGCATCCTCGCCGACGAGGACGGCCAGCGGCTCGTGCTCGGTGCCTCGACCCTGTCCGGCGAAGGGGTGAGTGGGGCGGAGGCCGCGCTCGACCAGGAGATGGGGACCCAGTGGGTGGTCAACGTCGACTTCGAGGGCGAGGGGCAGAACGCCTGGCAGCAGCTGACCGGTGAGGCTGCCTGCGCCCAGCCGGGTGACCCGAAGCGCCGCGTGGCGATCGTGCTCGACGACAAGGTCATCTCCTCGCCGCAGGTCGACCCGAGCATCCAGTGCCAGGCCGGCATGTCCGGTGGCTCGACGCAGATCACCGGGTCGTTCAGCCAGGGCGAGGCGAACGACCTCGCGGTGCTCATCGAGGGCGGCGCGCTGCCCGTCCCGGTCGAGATCATCGAGCGCCGTACCGTCGGCCCGACGCTCGGCGCGGACGCGATCGACGCGTCGGCCAAGGCGGGGATCATCGGTGTGATCCTGACCGGTCTGTTCATCATCGTCGTCTACCGGCTGGTCGGCTTCCTCGCGGCGATCGCCCTCGGCTGCTACGCGCTGATCTCGTACGCCACGCTCGTCGCTCTCGGGGCGACGCTGACCCTGCCGGGACTCGCGGGCTTCGTCCTCGCGATCGGCATGGCGGTCGACGCCAACGTGCTCGTCTTCGAACGCGCGAGAGAGGAGTACCAGCTCTACTCCGGCAAACGGAAGCTGCAGACGTCGATGGCGACCGGGTTCGCCAAGGCGTGGAGCGCGATCATCGACTCCAACGTCACCACGCTGCTCGCCGCCGGGTTGCTGTTCTTCCTCGCCTCTGGCCCGGTCCGCGGCTTCGGCGTGACGCTGTCGATCGGTGTCATCGCGTCGATGGTGTCGGCGCTGCTCGTCACCCGGGCGTTCGCGGACTGGGCGATGCGCATCCGTCCGCTGGAGACGCATCCCCGCCTCACCGGCATCTCGTCGACGGGACGGGTGCGCGACTGGCTGGTGCGGCGCAAGCCCGACCTGATGAGCAGGCGCAAGCTGTGGCTAGGCATCTCCGCGGTGGTCGTCGTGGTCGCGATCGCCGGTATCGGGATCCGTGGGCTGAACTTCGGTGTGGAGTTCACCGGCGGGCAGCTGACCGAGTACTCGGCGACGAAGAACGTGTCGGCCGACGTGGCGCGTGATGCGGTCTCCGACGCGGGCTTCCCGCGTGCCGTCGTGCAGACGTCCGGCGACAACATCTCCGTCCGGACGGGCACGATCACCGACGCGGAGTCCGAACGCATCCAGGTCGCGCTCGAACGCGTCGCCGGTGACGTCTCGATCGAGCGCGACGAGCTGATCGGTCCCAGCCTCGGCGACGAGCTGCGCAACAAGGCGCTCATCGCCCTCGGGGTCGCACTCGTCGCGCAGCTGCTCTACCTGGCGATCAGGTTCAGATGGACGTTCGGTGTCGGCGCCGTGCTCGCGATGTTCCAGGACGTCCTCATCGTCGTGGGCACGTTCGCGTGGCTCGGCAAGCCGGTCGACGGTGTGTTCCTCGCGGCCCTGCTCACCGTCATCGGCTACTCGGTCAACGACTCGGTGGTGGTCTTCGACCGCATCCGCGAGGTGTGGCGCGACAACAGGGGCAAGAAGCGCGCGCCGTTCGCCGAGGTGGCGAACATGGCGGTGCTGCGGACGGTGCCGCGCACCGTCAACACCGGCATGGGTGCGCTGTTCATCCTCGCGGCGCTCGCAGTGCTCGGCGGCGACTCGCTCACCGACTTCTCGGTGGCGCTGCTCGTCGGCATCGTCGCGGGGACGTTCTCGACGGTGTTCACGGCGACGCCCATCGTCGTGGGATTGGCGAGCAAGGCCGGCGGTCCGCCGCAGGCCAGGAGCGGAAGGCCGGCGAAGAAGTCGTCGGGCGGCCGGTCGCGTTCCGGCAGCGAGCGCAGCGACTCCGGCGCGGTCATCTGA